Genomic segment of Triticum aestivum cultivar Chinese Spring chromosome 6A, IWGSC CS RefSeq v2.1, whole genome shotgun sequence:
CCAAACAGTACCGGTTCAGTATTGAATAATGAAACACATATATAAGATGGTTTAACAAGTTGAGGTTCAGGAACTAACCGTCTGGCCAGAATTGAGTTTAGCATTAGCAGGTGATGCATTCAACAGAAATTGCTTCAGACTCTCGTAGGCATAAAACTGGAAATTCCAAAATAAGTGAACACCAAAATAAAACAGCAAAGCAGATGTAGAATTAAAATTTGGGACTAGGGAGTAAACTGTAACTGTTCGTAAAGATACCTTTACTATAGAATGTGGAATATTTCTGCAAAGAACAGCCCCCCATCCAGCATATAACGAAGCAATGCCACCCCTTTGTAGACATCCAACTAAAGCCTTCCTGATGGCATGAAACTCTTATTAGAGCGTGAAGAAGAGTATGGTGAACTCCGGGCAATGTTGCCAAATAATTTCAACAAGCAACGTGGAGTCAGGTTATTGTCATTTTTCAATATAAATAGCAGGTTATTGTCAGGATGCAGAACTAGGGCTGAtaaattaatactccctctgtcccaaaataagtgtcactggtttagtacaactttgtgctaagttgtactaaatcagcgacactcattttgggacggagagagtatgtTTTTGTCATTTCTTCTTATTTATCAGCAAAAAGCAAAAAGCTTCTAAATAAAGAAAGAAAACGAATGAATAACCCAAGGAGAAGCATGGAAATTAAATACCAGCAATTCTGATACTGCGAGCCGACTTGCATCTGTTGTTTTATGCATTCGCTTGGTGTAAAAATAAAGGAGGTTGCAATACTAGAACAACCACCCGCAGCACAATGAGCAATGGAATGGTAGTCCTGAAGAGATGTCAATGTATAAGATCAAAGTGTGTATGAATGTTACACTAGTTGGATATCAATTGCAAAATAAAACTGAAATCACCTTCGGCAAAGTAGGAAGAAGTGACCCCTTTACTATTTCGTAAGTTAGGGTATAAATAGCTGAAATTGGTGCAGAACAAGCAATTTTGCTAGCAAGCCCTCCATAAAGTCCTAAGACACCTGTAGAAAATATTTGCCAAGCATGAAAAAATCTAGTAATTAATGTTTGACAATAGGGAAAAGGACATGGAAATATGATAAACCTATTGATAGCATCTCAGTGTGTGTAAATACACCCAAAATTTTACCTCTCTCAACAAGGGTGCGTCTTAGTATGTGGTAGAATGAGCTTTGCCCAGAACTGTTAGCCTGAATAATGGTTTTCACCGTATCAACTGGATGCAGAGAGATACTGACAACTGTCCCAGCTAGTGCTCCTGCAGCAGCATGCTTGTTCGCACCAACAGGACCATGAAATCGATGCCCCAAGGATGATTCAAACTCTGATGAACGCTTGTCTACAAAATGCTGCTGAGATACATCTTCCCCGTATGTATATTGGTGTACATTTGGTGGGTTAACAATAGCATCACCAACCACACAAGATGTGCATGTCAACCCTTCAGGCCGAATATGTTCACATGTGCTGGAAATCTGATTTTCCAGCATTATCCTTGCCTCTTTGCAAACCTGCTCTGATGAACAAGCAGACATATTGGAGTATTCTCTAGAAACCTCTGTGTTTAATTTCTCATCGTGTAGAGAATTTTCACAGGCATACGTGATATTATCCTCCTCACTTGAGCTCGTGCATTGTTCAGCTGGCATGTCTCCTGTTTGATTGCAACAGTTATCACCCCTTCCGAAGCAGTCGCCCTCCTTGATTTCCATACTGC
This window contains:
- the LOC123127920 gene encoding uncharacterized protein isoform X2, coding for MSSNRRASKARKSTTNYYRLPFDKHRLFDPDAFLSKDRCANQSQSTQSGSRHTDKLFTTPQLVSALTGIWNLVGHPESSGTTDQRSVSEDILHTEDPVCFTRDREGHTLTSCSESSTGLNSQTCLSTPKSIHEDLRLLKKMLMLRSRSNMIGASATWRHMHLTSKLGNMHYQNIYPMQTKKLGACATSSSMEIKEGDCFGRGDNCCNQTGDMPAEQCTSSSEEDNITYACENSLHDEKLNTEVSREYSNMSACSSEQVCKEARIMLENQISSTCEHIRPEGLTCTSCVVGDAIVNPPNVHQYTYGEDVSQQHFVDKRSSEFESSLGHRFHGPVGANKHAAAGALAGTVVSISLHPVDTVKTIIQANSSGQSSFYHILRRTLVERGVLGLYGGLASKIACSAPISAIYTLTYEIVKGSLLPTLPKDYHSIAHCAAGGCSSIATSFIFTPSECIKQQMQVGSQYQNCWKALVGCLQRGGIASLYAGWGAVLCRNIPHSIVKLICGGFAGSTAALFTNPFDVVKTRVQLQALSPVRKYEGVLHALAHIFEQEGLRGLYRGLSPRLLMYVSQGALFFTSYEFLKTIMFPEQELQANNI
- the LOC123127920 gene encoding mitochondrial aspartate-glutamate transporter AGC1 isoform X1, with amino-acid sequence MSSNRRASKARKSTTNYYRLPFDKHRLFDPDAFLSKDRCANQSQSTQSGSRHTDKLFTTPQLVSALTGIWNLVGHPESSGTTDQRSVSEDILHTEDPVCFTRDREGHTLTSCSESSTGLNSQTCLSTPKSIHEDLRLLKKMLMLRSRSNMIGASATWRHMHLTSKLGNMHYQNIYPMQTKKLGACATSSSMEIKEGDCFGRGDNCCNQTGDMPAEQCTSSSEEDNITYACENSLHDEKLNTEVSREYSNMSACSSEQVCKEARIMLENQISSTCEHIRPEGLTCTSCVVGDAIVNPPNVHQYTYGEDVSQQHFVDKRSSEFESSLGHRFHGPVGANKHAAAGALAGTVVSISLHPVDTVKTIIQANSSGQSSFYHILRRTLVERGVLGLYGGLASKIACSAPISAIYTLTYEIVKGSLLPTLPKDYHSIAHCAAGGCSSIATSFIFTPSECIKQQMQVGSQYQNCWKALVGCLQRGGIASLYAGWGAVLCRNIPHSIVKFYAYESLKQFLLNASPANAKLNSGQTLICGGFAGSTAALFTNPFDVVKTRVQLQALSPVRKYEGVLHALAHIFEQEGLRGLYRGLSPRLLMYVSQGALFFTSYEFLKTIMFPEQELQANNI